In Rhinolophus ferrumequinum isolate MPI-CBG mRhiFer1 chromosome 7, mRhiFer1_v1.p, whole genome shotgun sequence, the following proteins share a genomic window:
- the LOC117025116 gene encoding 60S ribosomal protein L34-like codes for MVQHLTYHQKQSCSTANKARLSQTPGNRIIYLYTKKVGKAPKSTCGVCPGRHRGVPAVRPKVLRRLSETEKQVSRACGGAMCAKCGRDGIKRACLIEQRKENHCGSVGSCKHRPDMTYWEIVLP; via the exons ATGGTCCAGCATTTGACATACCATCAGAAGCAGTCCTGCAGCACAGCGAACAAAGCCAGGCTGTCCCAAACCCCTGGCAATAGAATCATTTACCTTTACACCAAAAAGGTTGGGAAAGCACCAAAATCCACCTGTGGCGTGTGCCCAGGCCGACATCGTGGAGTTCCTGCTGTGAGACCTAAAGTTCTAAGGAGGTTGTCTGAAACGGAAAAACAGGTCAGCAGGGCCTGTGGTGGAGCCATGTGTGCTAAATGTGGCCGTGACGGGATCAAGCGTGCATGCCTTATCGAGCAGCGGAAGGAAAATCATTGTGGAAGTGTTGGAAGTTGCAAGCACcga CCAGACATGACGTACTGGGAAATCGTGCTGCCGTAA